In Thermus aquaticus, the sequence TGCGCCAGGATGGGGCGGTTCTACTGGGCCGGGCTCTTGTGGACGTGGACCACCTTCCACCCCTCGGGAAAGCGCACGGCCACCCGGCTCTCGTTGACGGCGGTGTGCCTGAGGCCCCCTTCCTCCTCCACGGTGAGGAGGAGGGTGTAGCTGAAGATGGCCACGTCGCCGTAAAGCTGCAGGCGCCGCTCCAGGAGGTCCACCCGGTAGGGGCGGCCCCGGGTGGCCCACCGCCTTTCCGTCATGAAGAGGTGGAAGGGGAGGCCGTCCAAGCGGTGGGGGGTCACGAACCACTCGTAAAGGGATAGCTCCTCGTGGGTGGTGGCCTTATACCCTTCGGGGTCGCCGTCGTAGATGCTCTTGAGGTGCCTTTCCAGAAAGGCCCAAAGCGCCTCTTCCATCCTCACCTCCCGGGCTGGTACTCCCCCCACTCCTCCCTCAAGACCCCGCAGACCTCGCCCAGGGTGGCCCGGCGCCGGAAGGCCTCCAGCACATAGGGAAAGAGGTTCTCGCTTCCCCTCGCCGCCCGCCTCAGGTTCTCCAGGCCCACCCGGACGCTCTCCCCGTCCCGGTTGCGCTTAAACTCGGCCACTTCCCGCTTGCGCTTCTCGTGGAGCTCGGGGTCTATGCGCTGGACGGGGACGGGCTCGTTGAGGGGGCTCTTTGGGTCCTGGAAGCGGTTGACCCCCACGATGATCCTCTTGCCCTCCTCCACCTCCTTCTGGAACTGCCAGGCGGACTCCTCTATGGCCCGGTGGAAGTAGCCCGCCTCCACGGCGGCCACCGCGCCCCCCAGGGCCTCTATCTCCCCGAGGAGCCTCTCCGCCTCCCGTTCCAGGGCCTCGGTGAGGTGCTCCACGTAGAAGCTCCCTCCCAAGGGGTCCACGGCCCGGGTGACCCCGCTCTCGTAGGCCAGGATCTGCTGGGTCCTCAGGGCCAGGAGGGCGCTTTTCTCCGTGGGCAGGCCCAGGGCCTCATCGTAGGCGTTGGTGTGGAGGCTCTGCGTGCCCCCTAGGACGGCGGCCAGGGCCTGGTAGGCGGTGCGCACCACGTTGTTCAGGGGCTCCTGGGCGGTCAGGGTGGAGCCCCCGGTCTGGGTGTGGAAGCGGAGCATCCAGCTTTTGGGGTCCTTGGCCCCGAACTCCTCCCGCATGATGCGGGCCCAGAGGCGCCGCGCCGCCCGGAACTTGGCGACCTCCTCAAAGATGTCGTTGTGGGCGGCGAAGAAGAAGGAGAGCCTGGGGGCGAAGCGGTCAATGTCCAGGCCCCGTTCCAAAGCCGCCCGCACGTAGGCCTTGCCGTCCGCCAGGGTGAAGGCGATCTCCTGGGCGGCGGTGGCCCCGGCCTCGCGGATGTGGTAACCGGAGATGCTGATGGTGTTCCACCGGGGCACCTTTTGGCTGCAGAACTCAAAGATGTCGGTCACGAGCCGCATGGAGGGGCCCGGCGGGTAGATGTAGGTGCCCCGGGCGAAGTACTCCTTGAGGATGTCGTTCTGCACCGTGCCCGAGACCTTTTCCCAGGGGACTCCCTGCTTCTCCGCCACCAGGAGGTAAAGGGCCAGGAGCATCATGGCGGGGGCGTTGATGGTCATGCTGGTGGAGACCTGGTCCAGGGGGATGCCCTGGAAGAGCTTCTCCATGTCCGCCAGCGTGGCGATGGACACCCCCACCCGCCCCACCTCCCCCACGCTCATGGGGTGGTCGGGGTCCAGGCCCAGCTGGGTGGGGAGGTCAAAGGCCACGCTGAGGCCCGTCTGCCCCTGGGCCAGGAGGTATCGGTAGCGGGCGTTGGTCTCCTCGGCGGTGGAGAAGCCGGCGTACTGGCGCATGGTCCAGGGCCTCTCCAGGTACATCCTGGGGTAGATGCCCCGGGTGAAGGGGTACTCCCCCGGGCGGCCCAGCTTTTCCCGGTAGCCTTCGGGCAGGGACTCAAAGAGGCCTTCCATGCCCTAGTTTTACAGGAGGCGGAGGAGGAGAAGGAAGAGGAAGAGGAGGCCCAAGATGAGGAGAAGGGGCGGGAGGAGGAGGCTATAGAGGGCTAGGACCATGGCCAGAAAGTCCTTCCAGTCGGGCTTCGCCTCCTTCACGCCCCCATTGTAGCCCCACGCTTTCCCTTTTGATAGCATTAGGCCATGGCCCTCTCCAAGAACGCCCGCAAGGTCCTCAAGGTCCTGGCCCGGCGGGGGGCCCCGGAGATCCTTCTGGCCCTGGGCCGGGGGCCTTCCCGCTTTTCCGATCTGCAGGCCTACCTCCTCCTCTCCCCCCGGACCCTGGCGGAGAGGCTTCGGGAGTATCACCTTCTGGGCTTCGTGGAGAGGCGGGCCTTCCCCGAGGTGCCGCCCCGGGTAGAATACACCCTGACCGCCCGGGGTAAGCGGGTACTGGAGTTTCTCCGCGCATTGGAGGAGACCCTGGATTCCGAGGAGGTTAAGCGGTGAAGGCGAGAGCCATCGTGGTGACATCGGGCAAAGGTGGGGTGGGGAAGACCACCACCACCGCCAACCTGGGGGCCGGTCTGGCCAAGCTGGGCGAGAAGGTGGCGGTCATTGACGTGGACGTGGGCCTCAGGAACCTGGACGTGGTCATGGGCCTCGAGGGCCGGGTGGTCTTTGACCTCATTGACGTCCTGGAGGGCCGGGCCAAGGTGCGCCAGGCCCTCATCCGGGACAAGCGGGTGGAGAACCTCTACCTCCTCCCCGCCTCCCAGACCAAGGACAAGGAGGCCCTGGACCCGGTGCGCTTCCAGGAGCTGGTGCGCCACCTTTTGGAAGAGGAGGGGTTTGACCGGGTCCTCATAGACTCCCCCGCCGGGATAGAAAAGGGCTTCCAGACGGCGGCTACCCCGGCGGAGGGGGCCTTGGTGGTGGTGAACCCCGAGGTCGCTAGCGTGCGGGATGCCGACCGCATCATCGGCCTCCTGGAGGCCCGGGAGATCCGGGAAAACCTCCTCGTCATCAACCGCCTGCGGCCCAAGATGGTTTCCCGGGGGGACATGCTCTCGGTGGAAGACGTGGTGGAGATCCTGGGCCTGAAGCCCATCGGCATCATCCCCGAGGACGAGCAGGTCCTCGTCTCCACCAACCAGGGCGAGCCTTTGGTCCTCAAGGGGACAAGCCCCGCCGCCATCGCCTTTATGGACACCGCCCGCCGCGTCCACGGGGAAGAGGTGCCCTTTAGGAGCGTGGACGAGGCCCAGGGGCTCATGGCGGTGTTGCGCAGGCTCTTTGGAGGGCGCTGATGTGGTGGCGTAAAGGGAGCAAGGAGAAGGCCAAGGAGAGGCTCAAGCTGGTCCTGGCCTACGACCGGGCCAAGCTGTCGCCGGGGATGGTGGAGAACCTGAAGCGGGACCTCCTCGAGGTCCTCCGCCGCTACTTCCCCGCCCAGGAGGAGGGCCTTTCCGTGGCCTTGGAGGAGCGGGGGGAGAAGATGGTCCTCATGGCCGACATCCCCCTCAAGTGATGGTCCTGAGGCGCCCCAACCTCCTGGCCTACGATTTCGGCCTGGTGGCCCTGGTTCTGGCCATCCTGGCCCTGGGGCTCTTCAACCTGCGAAGCGCCCTGCCGGACCCAAGCCTCTTCTCCCGGCAGCTTCTCGCCCTATTCCTGGGCCTGGGCCTGGCAGTGGGGGTCCAGTTCCTCTCCCGCCGCCTGGTCTTCGCCCTGGCCTATCCCCTTTACGCTCTTTCCCTGGCCCTTTTGGTCCTGGTCCTATTGGTGGGGCGGGAGATCAACGGGGCCAAGGCCTGGTTCGTCCTGGGGCCTTTGCAGTTCCAGCCCTTAGAGCTGGCCAAGCTGGGCCTGGTCCTGGCCCTGGCCCGGCTTCTGGAAGACCGCCCCGTCCGAAGGGTCTGGGACTACGTCCTTCCCGGCCTCCTCACCCTGCCCGTGGTGGCCCTCCTCCTCCTCCAGCCCGACCTCGGGGGGAGCCTGGTGGTCCTCTTCGGGGTCTTCGCCGTCCTCTTGGTGAGGGGGCTACCCTGGAAGCACCTCCTCTTGGCGGCCCTGGCCCTGGCCGTCCTGGTGCCCACCCTGGTCTGGCCCAACCTCAAGCCCTACCAGCGGGAGCGGGTCCTCATCGTCCTGGACCCTTACCGGGACCCCCTGGGCCAGGGGTTTCAGGTCATCCAGTCCACCATCGCCATCGGCTCCGGGGGGCTTTTGGGCAAGGGATACGGCCAGGGGACCCAGACCCAGCTGGGCTTCGTCCCTTTCCGCCACACGGACTTCGTCTTCGCCGTCTGGGCCGAGGAGTGGGGGTTCGTGGGGGTGGCGGCCCTCCTGGCCCTTTACGCCCTCCTCGTCCTCAGAATCCTCGCCCTGGCCCTGGAGTGCCCCAGGTTCGCCGACCGCCTCTTCCTCGCCGGGGTGGGGGGGATGCTGGGCTTCCAGGTCCTGGTCAACCTGGGGGTGGCCCTGGGGGTCGTGCCGGTGACGGGCCTCACCCTGCCCCTCTTCTCCTACGGGGGGTCCAGCCTCATGGCCACCCTCTTCTCCCTGGGACTCGTGCTCCTGGTGCACCGGGACCGGGCCGAGCCCTAGGGGCTTGCAGGGAGGGGCGGGGTTGCTAAACTTACCCCGTGGCCGGGGACGCTCTGGTGCGCCTAGAGGGGGTGCGGAAGCGGTACGGGGAAGTGGTGGCCTTGGACGGGGTGGACCTGG encodes:
- the minE gene encoding cell division topological specificity factor MinE, with translation MWWRKGSKEKAKERLKLVLAYDRAKLSPGMVENLKRDLLEVLRRYFPAQEEGLSVALEERGEKMVLMADIPLK
- a CDS encoding winged helix-turn-helix transcriptional regulator; protein product: MALSKNARKVLKVLARRGAPEILLALGRGPSRFSDLQAYLLLSPRTLAERLREYHLLGFVERRAFPEVPPRVEYTLTARGKRVLEFLRALEETLDSEEVKR
- the minD gene encoding septum site-determining protein MinD, whose amino-acid sequence is MKARAIVVTSGKGGVGKTTTTANLGAGLAKLGEKVAVIDVDVGLRNLDVVMGLEGRVVFDLIDVLEGRAKVRQALIRDKRVENLYLLPASQTKDKEALDPVRFQELVRHLLEEEGFDRVLIDSPAGIEKGFQTAATPAEGALVVVNPEVASVRDADRIIGLLEAREIRENLLVINRLRPKMVSRGDMLSVEDVVEILGLKPIGIIPEDEQVLVSTNQGEPLVLKGTSPAAIAFMDTARRVHGEEVPFRSVDEAQGLMAVLRRLFGGR
- a CDS encoding acyl-CoA mutase large subunit family protein; protein product: MEGLFESLPEGYREKLGRPGEYPFTRGIYPRMYLERPWTMRQYAGFSTAEETNARYRYLLAQGQTGLSVAFDLPTQLGLDPDHPMSVGEVGRVGVSIATLADMEKLFQGIPLDQVSTSMTINAPAMMLLALYLLVAEKQGVPWEKVSGTVQNDILKEYFARGTYIYPPGPSMRLVTDIFEFCSQKVPRWNTISISGYHIREAGATAAQEIAFTLADGKAYVRAALERGLDIDRFAPRLSFFFAAHNDIFEEVAKFRAARRLWARIMREEFGAKDPKSWMLRFHTQTGGSTLTAQEPLNNVVRTAYQALAAVLGGTQSLHTNAYDEALGLPTEKSALLALRTQQILAYESGVTRAVDPLGGSFYVEHLTEALEREAERLLGEIEALGGAVAAVEAGYFHRAIEESAWQFQKEVEEGKRIIVGVNRFQDPKSPLNEPVPVQRIDPELHEKRKREVAEFKRNRDGESVRVGLENLRRAARGSENLFPYVLEAFRRRATLGEVCGVLREEWGEYQPGR
- a CDS encoding nuclear transport factor 2 family protein: MEEALWAFLERHLKSIYDGDPEGYKATTHEELSLYEWFVTPHRLDGLPFHLFMTERRWATRGRPYRVDLLERRLQLYGDVAIFSYTLLLTVEEEGGLRHTAVNESRVAVRFPEGWKVVHVHKSPAQ
- the rodA gene encoding rod shape-determining protein RodA, with the protein product MVLRRPNLLAYDFGLVALVLAILALGLFNLRSALPDPSLFSRQLLALFLGLGLAVGVQFLSRRLVFALAYPLYALSLALLVLVLLVGREINGAKAWFVLGPLQFQPLELAKLGLVLALARLLEDRPVRRVWDYVLPGLLTLPVVALLLLQPDLGGSLVVLFGVFAVLLVRGLPWKHLLLAALALAVLVPTLVWPNLKPYQRERVLIVLDPYRDPLGQGFQVIQSTIAIGSGGLLGKGYGQGTQTQLGFVPFRHTDFVFAVWAEEWGFVGVAALLALYALLVLRILALALECPRFADRLFLAGVGGMLGFQVLVNLGVALGVVPVTGLTLPLFSYGGSSLMATLFSLGLVLLVHRDRAEP